The following are encoded in a window of Hippoglossus stenolepis isolate QCI-W04-F060 chromosome 10, HSTE1.2, whole genome shotgun sequence genomic DNA:
- the htr1b gene encoding 5-hydroxytryptamine receptor 1B — protein sequence MELSGHIVTTEPVNATNDSFVTASSAAVEESAESLAFQISLAVLLSVITLATTLSNAFVIATISQSKKLQTPANFLIASLAVTDLLVSILVMPICVLYTVIHTWTLGQVVCDIWLSSDITCCTASILHLCVIALDRYWAITDAVDYSKKRTPARAAGMVATAWVIAISISLPPLFWRQVKAEELTSCGVNTDHIFYTIYSTFGAFYIPTLLLIVLYGRIYVEARKRILKQSPKKVGKRLTSAHLVTNSPGSVTSTTSLQYGRHDGPPHDSCSSAGDNQVKVTVSDALLEKKRISAARERKATKTLGIILGAYIVCWLPFFIYTLVVATCDTCLIPELFDFFTWLGYLNSLINPIIYTMSNEDFKKAFQKLVRFRCCRW from the coding sequence ATGGAGCTGTCCGGTCACATCGTGACGACCGAGCCGGTGAACGCCACTAACGACAGTTTCGTCACAGCTTCCTCCGCCGCCGTGGAGGAGAGCGCAGAGAGTCTCGCCTTCCAGATCAGCCTGGCGGTGCTTCTGTCCGTCATCACGCTGGCCACCACTTTATCCAACGCGTTCGTCATTGCAACGATCTCGCAGTCGAAGAAGCTGCAAACTCCTGCCAACTTCCTCATCGCCTCCCTGGCCGTCACCGACCTGCTCGTGTCCATCCTGGTGATGCCCATCTGCGTCCTGTACACCGTCATCCACACCTGGACGCTGGGGCAAGTCGTGTGCGACATCTGGCTCTCCTCGGACATAACGTGCTGCACCGCCTCCATCCTCCACCTGTGCGTAATCGCCCTGGATAGGTACTGGGCCATCACGGACGCGGTGGACTACTCCAAAAAGCGCACTCCGGCACGCGCGGCCGGGATGGTGGCCACGGCCTGGGTCATCGCCATCTCCATCTCCCTGCCGCCGCTCTTCTGGAGGCAGGTGAAGGCGGAGGAGCTGACGAGCTGCGGCGTCAACACGGATCATATTTTCTACACCATCTACTCCACCTTCGGGGCTTTTTACATCCCCACCTTGCTGCTCATTGTCCTCTACGGGCGGATCTACGTGGAGGCTCGGAAGCGCATCCTGAAGCAGTCCCCCAAGAAGGTGGGGAAGAGACTCACCTCCGCGCACCTGGTCACCAACTCCCCCGGCTCCGTGACGTCCACGACCTCGCTGCAGTACGGGAGACACGACGGCCCCCCCCACGACAGCTGCTCCTCGGCCGGGGACAACCAGGTGAAGGTGACGGTGTCGGACGCGCTGCTGGAGAAGAAGCGGATTTCTGcggccagagagagaaaagccaCAAAAACTTTGGGGATCATCCTCGGCGCGTACATCGTCTGCTGGCTGCCCTTCTTCATTTACACGCTGGTGGTGGCCACATGCGACACGTGTCTGATCCCCGAGTTATTCGACTTTTTCACCTGGCTGGGGTACCTGAACTCCCTCATCAACCCCATCATATACACCATGTCCAATGAGGACTTCAAGAAAGCTTTCCAAAAACTTGTGCGCTTCAGGTGCTGCAGGTGGTGA